The Pasteurella multocida genome contains a region encoding:
- a CDS encoding YwiC-like family protein: MKLLISNQHGAIVMALLPFLYGLFSSQPVWQHLFLFFAWAALYLMTYPFLNLFKGRNMAMNIKWSLIYGGTSLLFALPALYYNWHILYFLLAMLPLVAVNIYYVKQKNERALLNDFAGIAIFALAGMVSYYFAERAFDRQIWLVALYPSLFFIATTLYVKSVLRERKNPFYLKASIIFHFLCVVIFLPFQQYGLALAYFPALLRAIWLPRMKLSVKQVGLAEMVVSLLFFVLLLLATL, translated from the coding sequence ATGAAGTTACTTATTTCTAATCAACATGGTGCCATCGTGATGGCATTATTGCCATTCTTATATGGTCTGTTTTCCTCTCAGCCTGTTTGGCAACATCTCTTTTTATTTTTCGCCTGGGCGGCACTTTATCTCATGACATACCCGTTCTTAAATTTGTTTAAAGGGCGCAATATGGCAATGAATATAAAATGGAGCTTGATTTACGGCGGAACAAGTTTGCTGTTTGCTTTACCGGCACTGTATTATAACTGGCACATTTTATATTTTTTACTGGCTATGCTGCCTTTGGTTGCGGTCAATATTTATTATGTGAAGCAGAAAAATGAACGTGCGTTGTTAAATGACTTTGCGGGCATCGCTATTTTTGCGCTTGCTGGAATGGTCTCGTATTATTTTGCGGAACGTGCATTTGATCGGCAAATTTGGCTCGTTGCACTTTATCCAAGCTTATTTTTTATCGCCACTACACTTTATGTGAAGTCGGTATTACGTGAACGGAAAAATCCATTTTATTTAAAAGCGTCTATTATTTTTCATTTTCTTTGTGTTGTGATATTTTTACCTTTCCAACAATATGGGCTCGCATTAGCTTATTTCCCCGCACTGCTCCGTGCGATTTGGCTACCTCGAATGAAACTGAGTGTGAAACAAGTGGGGTTAGCGGAAATGGTTGTGTCATTGCTCTTTTTTGTTTTACTCTTGCTTGCGACGTTATAA
- a CDS encoding tetratricopeptide repeat protein — MKKTILFIFSVFLSGVVHAQSAPVSPELSAVLPQTAPTATGAEQHISALNASELSDEARRELIREAADKKEWTRAFELILPLALKGDYQAQANLGILYARGQGVPQDFEKAYWWFSEAAEKGSIKAINNLAVFYLQGHGVKQDIRHSITLFEKTANSGSLDAMLVLGQIYENELNQMTQAFKWYKKAAEAGNHDAQFRLAVMYENGEGTKKNKKQAVYWYQKVSVQQNELAALAQERLSRLQ; from the coding sequence ATGAAGAAAACGATTCTGTTCATATTCAGTGTGTTTTTATCCGGTGTGGTGCACGCACAGTCTGCACCGGTTTCTCCTGAACTGTCAGCTGTCTTGCCACAGACAGCACCAACTGCAACGGGAGCAGAGCAGCACATTTCGGCACTGAATGCATCTGAACTGAGTGATGAAGCTCGTCGCGAATTAATTCGCGAGGCAGCCGATAAAAAAGAGTGGACACGGGCGTTTGAGCTGATTTTACCACTTGCTTTAAAAGGGGATTACCAGGCACAAGCTAATCTTGGTATTTTGTATGCACGTGGTCAAGGTGTTCCACAAGATTTCGAAAAAGCCTATTGGTGGTTTAGCGAAGCAGCCGAAAAGGGTAGCATTAAAGCCATCAATAATTTGGCCGTTTTTTACTTACAAGGTCATGGTGTCAAGCAAGATATTCGCCACAGCATTACGTTATTTGAAAAAACTGCCAATTCAGGATCATTGGATGCGATGCTGGTGCTAGGGCAAATCTATGAAAACGAATTAAATCAAATGACCCAAGCTTTCAAATGGTATAAAAAAGCGGCAGAAGCGGGTAATCACGATGCACAATTTCGTTTAGCGGTGATGTATGAGAATGGTGAAGGAACCAAGAAAAATAAAAAACAAGCTGTTTATTGGTATCAGAAGGTGTCTGTTCAGCAAAATGAATTAGCGGCATTAGCCCAAGAGCGTTTATCTCGCCTACAATAA
- the parC gene encoding DNA topoisomerase IV subunit A gives MNIINYEGIEQTPLREFTEKAYLNYSMYVIMDRALPFIGDGLKPVQRRIIYAMSELGLNAAAKYKKSARTVGDVLGKFHPHGDSACYEAMVLMAQPFSYRYPLVDGQGNWGAPDDPKSFAAMRYTESRLAKIADILLSELGQGTVDYQPNFDGTLEEPQYLPSRLPHILLNGTTGIAVGMATDIPPHNINELAEAAVMLIDNPKASLDDLLTVVQGPDYPTEAEIISSKEDIRKLYEQGRGSVRMRAVWKKEDGEIIITALPHQASPSKVIAQIAEQMSAKKLPMVEDIRDEADHENPIRIVLIPRSNRVDVDALMAHLFATTDLEKSYRVNMNMIGLDNKPAVKNLVQILTEWLQFRRTTVTRRLQYRLNKVLDRLHILQGLLIAYLNIDEVIHVIRHEDEPKAALIDRFGLSETQAEAILNLRLRHLAKLEENELQAEKDRLEEERDSLQLILGSERRLNTLIKKEIQQDAQTYASPRLSPLVQRAEAKAISESDMTPAEPVTVILSEMGWVRCAKGHDIDVQNLSYKAGDKYLSHAYGKSNQAAVFIDSTGRSYALDPLSLPSARSQGEPLTGKLSLPAGASVEHVLMEQDKQALLMASDAGYGFICQFDDLIARNKAGKALISLPENAKVLTPLRIDNENARLVALTSAGRMLIFPVKDLPSLAKGKGNKIVTIPAAHAKARTELLVRLFLINEQTSLVFHAGKRKITLKPEDWQKFSAERGRKGTQLPRGLHSHADIELLTPDSE, from the coding sequence ATGAATATAATCAACTACGAAGGCATTGAACAAACCCCATTACGCGAGTTTACTGAAAAAGCCTATCTCAACTACTCCATGTACGTCATTATGGATCGCGCATTGCCTTTTATTGGCGACGGCTTAAAACCGGTACAACGTCGTATTATTTATGCCATGTCTGAACTTGGCTTAAATGCTGCGGCAAAATATAAAAAATCGGCGCGGACTGTCGGTGATGTGCTCGGTAAATTTCACCCACATGGTGATTCAGCTTGTTATGAAGCCATGGTCTTGATGGCACAACCCTTTTCTTATCGTTACCCATTAGTGGATGGACAAGGTAACTGGGGCGCACCTGATGATCCGAAATCCTTTGCTGCGATGCGTTATACTGAATCGCGGCTCGCTAAAATTGCTGATATTTTATTATCTGAGTTAGGGCAAGGGACAGTGGACTATCAACCGAATTTTGATGGCACATTAGAAGAACCCCAATATTTACCATCTCGACTGCCGCATATTTTATTGAATGGTACAACCGGTATTGCTGTGGGTATGGCGACCGATATTCCACCCCATAATATCAATGAGCTTGCTGAAGCCGCTGTGATGCTAATTGATAACCCAAAAGCGAGCTTGGATGATCTGTTAACTGTGGTACAAGGTCCAGACTACCCAACAGAAGCGGAAATCATCTCATCGAAAGAGGATATTCGTAAACTCTATGAACAAGGTCGTGGATCGGTAAGAATGCGCGCAGTGTGGAAAAAAGAAGACGGCGAAATCATTATTACTGCTCTACCACATCAAGCCTCACCATCAAAAGTCATTGCACAAATTGCCGAGCAAATGAGTGCTAAAAAATTGCCGATGGTTGAAGATATTCGCGATGAGGCGGATCACGAAAACCCAATTCGGATTGTGTTGATACCCCGTTCTAACCGTGTGGATGTGGATGCTTTAATGGCACACTTATTTGCTACTACCGATCTTGAAAAAAGTTATCGTGTCAACATGAACATGATTGGTTTAGATAATAAACCTGCGGTGAAAAATCTGGTGCAAATTCTGACGGAATGGCTACAGTTCCGTCGTACTACTGTAACGCGTCGTTTGCAATATCGTCTCAATAAAGTATTAGATCGTCTGCATATTTTACAAGGTTTACTGATTGCTTATCTGAATATTGACGAAGTAATCCACGTTATTCGTCATGAAGATGAGCCTAAAGCCGCGTTAATCGATCGTTTCGGATTAAGTGAAACACAAGCAGAAGCAATTTTGAATTTACGCTTACGCCACTTAGCCAAATTAGAAGAAAATGAATTACAAGCGGAAAAAGATCGTTTAGAAGAAGAACGTGACAGTTTACAGCTAATCTTAGGGTCTGAACGCCGTTTAAATACGCTAATCAAAAAAGAAATTCAGCAAGACGCTCAAACTTATGCGAGTCCGCGTTTGTCACCATTAGTCCAACGCGCAGAAGCCAAAGCAATCTCCGAAAGCGACATGACGCCTGCTGAGCCTGTCACTGTTATTCTGTCTGAAATGGGTTGGGTACGTTGTGCCAAAGGGCATGATATCGATGTGCAAAATCTCAGCTATAAAGCCGGTGACAAATACTTATCCCATGCTTATGGTAAGAGTAATCAAGCCGCCGTGTTTATCGACAGCACAGGACGAAGTTACGCTTTAGATCCGTTAAGTTTACCTTCTGCTCGCTCACAAGGCGAACCGCTCACAGGCAAACTCAGCTTGCCTGCAGGTGCTAGTGTTGAGCATGTGTTAATGGAACAAGACAAGCAAGCACTCCTGATGGCATCTGATGCTGGCTATGGATTTATTTGTCAATTTGATGATCTGATTGCGCGGAATAAAGCCGGTAAAGCCCTGATTTCATTACCTGAGAATGCCAAAGTCTTAACCCCTCTGCGAATAGATAATGAAAATGCCCGTTTGGTTGCCTTAACCTCGGCAGGCAGAATGTTGATTTTCCCAGTGAAAGATTTGCCTTCTTTAGCGAAGGGGAAAGGCAATAAAATTGTGACGATTCCTGCCGCACATGCGAAGGCACGAACGGAGCTATTAGTTCGGTTATTTTTAATTAACGAACAAACCAGCCTCGTTTTCCATGCTGGCAAACGGAAGATCACGTTAAAGCCTGAAGATTGGCAGAAATTCAGTGCAGAGCGTGGACGCAAAGGCACGCAATTACCACGTGGTTTGCACAGTCATGCAGATATTGAATTGCTCACACCAGACAGTGAGTAG
- the parE gene encoding DNA topoisomerase IV subunit B: MTSNYSAQEITVLKDLEPVQLRPGMYTDTTRPNHLGQEVIDNSVDEALAGYANKIEVVLHKDQSLEVIDNGRGMPVDIHPVEKLSGVEVILTKLHAGGKFSNKNYEFSGGLHGVGISVVNALSERVDVTVKRNGEVYKIAFENGRKVEELEVIGTCGRRNTGTTVHFKPNPKYFDSDKFSVSRLRHLLRAKAVLCSGLEIKFIDKINQTEDCWCYEDGLADYLSEAVNGLETLPETPFIGDFKGDTEAVSWALLWLPEGGDLLSESYVNLIPTIQGGTHVNGLRQGLLDAMREFCEFRNLLPRGVKLSADDIWERCAYVLSLKMQDPQFAGQTKERLSSRQSAVFVAGVVKDAFSLWLNQHVQQAELLAEMAISSAQRRLRAAKKVVRKKLVSGPALPGKLADCSQQDLDKTELFLVEGDSAGGSAKQARDREYQAILPLRGKILNTWEVSSEQVLSSSEIHDIAVALGIDPDNEDLSQLRYGKVCILADADSDGLHIATLLCALFLRHFPKLVQKGHVYVAMPPLYRIDLGKDVFYALDESEKDAILDRLKSKKGKPNVQRFKGLGEMNPLQLRETTMDPNTRRLVQLTYDLEQEEQAATLELMDMLLAKKRAEDRKNWLQTKGDQVDLAV, from the coding sequence ATGACAAGCAATTATTCCGCACAAGAAATTACTGTTCTAAAAGATTTGGAGCCAGTGCAACTTCGCCCCGGCATGTATACCGATACCACCCGTCCCAACCATTTAGGTCAAGAAGTCATTGACAACAGTGTTGATGAGGCATTAGCTGGCTATGCAAATAAAATTGAAGTGGTCCTACACAAAGATCAATCTTTAGAAGTCATTGATAATGGGCGAGGCATGCCTGTGGATATTCATCCCGTAGAAAAGCTATCGGGTGTTGAAGTGATTTTGACCAAATTACATGCCGGTGGAAAATTCTCAAATAAAAACTATGAATTCTCCGGTGGTTTGCATGGTGTAGGGATTTCCGTGGTCAATGCGCTTTCTGAACGGGTTGATGTGACAGTAAAACGCAATGGTGAGGTCTATAAAATCGCCTTTGAAAACGGTCGAAAAGTCGAAGAATTAGAGGTTATTGGTACTTGTGGCAGACGTAACACAGGGACAACGGTACATTTCAAACCCAATCCGAAGTATTTTGACAGCGATAAATTTTCGGTTTCGCGTTTACGCCATTTATTGCGTGCTAAAGCAGTCCTCTGCTCCGGCTTAGAAATTAAGTTCATTGACAAAATCAATCAAACCGAAGACTGTTGGTGTTACGAAGATGGACTCGCGGACTATTTAAGTGAAGCAGTGAATGGTCTTGAAACCCTACCGGAAACGCCATTTATTGGTGATTTTAAAGGCGATACAGAAGCGGTCAGTTGGGCATTATTATGGCTTCCGGAAGGTGGTGACCTATTGAGCGAAAGCTATGTCAACTTAATCCCAACGATCCAAGGCGGTACCCACGTCAATGGACTACGTCAAGGCTTACTAGACGCCATGCGTGAGTTCTGTGAATTTCGTAATCTACTACCAAGAGGCGTTAAACTCAGCGCCGACGATATCTGGGAGCGTTGTGCCTATGTCCTTTCGCTGAAAATGCAAGATCCGCAATTTGCTGGACAAACCAAAGAGCGCCTATCTTCGCGCCAAAGTGCGGTATTTGTTGCTGGCGTTGTTAAAGATGCTTTCAGCTTATGGTTGAATCAACATGTACAACAAGCCGAACTTTTGGCTGAAATGGCAATTAGCTCTGCACAACGTCGTTTACGCGCTGCCAAAAAAGTCGTACGTAAAAAATTAGTGAGTGGTCCTGCCTTACCCGGGAAATTAGCGGATTGTAGCCAACAAGATTTAGACAAAACCGAATTATTTTTAGTGGAAGGGGATTCTGCTGGCGGTTCTGCTAAACAAGCACGTGATCGCGAATACCAAGCGATTTTGCCGTTACGAGGGAAAATTCTCAATACTTGGGAAGTCTCTTCTGAGCAAGTTCTCTCTTCAAGTGAAATCCATGATATTGCAGTGGCACTTGGGATTGATCCTGACAACGAAGACTTATCTCAACTGCGCTATGGTAAAGTATGCATTCTTGCCGATGCCGACTCCGATGGGCTACATATTGCGACCCTACTCTGTGCCTTATTTTTACGCCACTTCCCGAAATTGGTACAAAAGGGACATGTTTATGTTGCAATGCCACCGCTTTACCGTATTGACTTAGGTAAAGACGTCTTTTACGCCCTTGATGAAAGCGAAAAAGACGCCATTTTAGATCGCTTAAAAAGCAAAAAAGGTAAACCGAACGTACAACGTTTTAAAGGGTTAGGTGAAATGAACCCACTACAATTACGCGAAACTACGATGGATCCCAATACGCGCCGGTTAGTGCAATTGACCTATGATCTTGAACAAGAAGAACAAGCCGCAACCCTTGAACTGATGGATATGCTCCTCGCCAAAAAGCGCGCAGAAGATCGTAAAAATTGGTTGCAAACAAAAGGGGATCAGGTGGATTTAGCCGTATAA
- the nspC gene encoding carboxynorspermidine decarboxylase, which translates to MTTLQTPYYLIDKSKLLRNMEKIAYLREKSGAKALLALKCFATWGVFDFMRQYMDGTTSSSLYEVKLGREKFGGETHAYSVAYSPEEIGEVVANADKIIFNSISQLQRFCDHTTHLPRGLRVNPRVSTSSFLLADPARPHSRLGEWDVAKIRDVMPLINGFMFHNNCENEDFGKFCEMLDRIEQEFGELLHQVDWVSLGGGIHFTGENYPLEAFAERLKQFSAKFGVQVYLEPGEASITLSTSLEVTVLDILNNGKELAIVDAATEAHMLDLLIYRSEAKLLPDAFQGKGDYQYMVCGKSCLAGDIFGEYRFEKPLQIGDRISFCDAAGYTMVKKNWFNGVNMPAIAIKELDGRIRVVKTFGYQDYVESLS; encoded by the coding sequence ATGACCACATTACAAACACCTTATTATCTGATTGATAAAAGCAAGTTATTACGCAACATGGAAAAAATTGCCTATTTACGTGAAAAATCGGGGGCAAAAGCATTGTTGGCGCTAAAATGTTTTGCAACTTGGGGGGTGTTTGATTTTATGCGTCAATACATGGATGGCACGACCTCTTCCTCACTTTATGAAGTTAAATTAGGTCGCGAGAAGTTTGGTGGCGAAACCCATGCGTATAGCGTGGCATATTCGCCTGAAGAAATTGGCGAAGTGGTGGCAAACGCAGATAAAATTATTTTTAACTCCATTAGTCAATTACAGCGTTTTTGTGATCACACCACGCATTTACCACGTGGTTTACGTGTAAATCCGCGAGTCAGTACATCGAGTTTTTTATTAGCTGATCCTGCGCGTCCACACAGTCGTTTAGGGGAGTGGGATGTCGCCAAAATCCGTGATGTGATGCCATTAATCAATGGGTTTATGTTTCATAATAACTGTGAAAATGAAGATTTTGGTAAGTTTTGTGAGATGTTAGATCGCATTGAACAGGAATTTGGTGAATTATTGCATCAGGTCGATTGGGTCAGTCTCGGCGGTGGTATTCACTTTACGGGTGAAAACTATCCTTTAGAGGCATTTGCAGAACGGTTAAAACAATTTTCTGCAAAATTTGGCGTGCAAGTGTATTTAGAACCCGGTGAAGCCTCGATTACTTTAAGTACAAGTTTAGAAGTCACTGTCTTAGATATTCTCAATAATGGTAAAGAATTGGCGATTGTGGATGCCGCAACAGAAGCACACATGTTAGATCTTTTAATTTATCGTTCTGAAGCTAAATTATTACCAGATGCGTTTCAAGGTAAAGGTGACTATCAATATATGGTTTGTGGTAAATCTTGCTTAGCGGGTGATATTTTTGGCGAATACCGCTTTGAGAAACCATTACAAATTGGTGATCGTATCTCATTTTGTGATGCGGCTGGTTATACTATGGTGAAGAAAAATTGGTTTAATGGCGTGAATATGCCTGCCATTGCGATTAAAGAGCTCGATGGGCGTATTCGCGTTGTGAAAACATTTGGCTATCAAGATTATGTTGAGAGTTTGTCTTAA
- a CDS encoding saccharopine dehydrogenase family protein: protein MKKNVLVIGAGGVSQVVVHKCAQHNDVLGKISIASRKIEKCRAIADSVAEKGNFKVPATIDCFEIDVFDIEATKALIQKTESQIVINVGPSFVNMSVLQACIETGAAYIDTAMHEDPSKVCETPPWYANYEWKRRELCKQNNITAILSAGFDPGVVNAYAAYAVNDEFDSVESIDIIDINAGSHGRYFATNFDPEVNFREFTGTVWSWQNSQWVSNKMFEIKRTDDLPIVGMQNSYLTGHEELHSLSTHLNVPNIRFWMGFGDHYINVFNVLKNLGLLSVHPVKTAEGVEVIPIKVVKAVLPDPASLAPNYTGKTCIGNLVKGKKDGKDKEIFIYNVADHKEAYEEVGSQGISYTAGVPAVAAALLIATGEWDVGEMRNVEQLDPKPFLNLLNKIGLPNRIKDEHGDRELAF from the coding sequence ATGAAAAAAAATGTTTTGGTTATTGGTGCTGGTGGTGTATCACAAGTTGTGGTACATAAATGCGCACAACACAATGATGTGCTCGGTAAAATCTCAATTGCGTCACGTAAAATTGAGAAGTGTCGAGCGATTGCGGACTCGGTAGCAGAAAAGGGGAATTTTAAAGTACCCGCAACGATAGATTGTTTTGAAATCGATGTCTTTGATATTGAGGCCACAAAAGCGTTAATTCAAAAAACAGAATCACAAATCGTGATTAACGTCGGTCCATCATTTGTGAATATGTCAGTGTTACAAGCTTGTATCGAAACTGGAGCAGCCTATATTGATACGGCAATGCACGAAGATCCAAGTAAAGTGTGTGAAACGCCACCTTGGTATGCTAACTATGAATGGAAACGTCGTGAGTTATGTAAACAAAATAACATCACTGCCATTTTAAGTGCGGGCTTTGATCCAGGTGTTGTCAATGCGTATGCCGCTTATGCCGTCAATGATGAATTTGATAGCGTAGAAAGTATCGATATTATTGATATTAATGCAGGCAGTCATGGTCGCTACTTTGCCACCAACTTTGATCCAGAAGTGAATTTCCGTGAGTTTACCGGTACCGTATGGAGTTGGCAAAATAGCCAATGGGTGTCAAATAAGATGTTTGAAATCAAACGTACAGATGATTTACCTATTGTGGGCATGCAAAACTCTTATTTAACGGGACATGAAGAATTACATTCTTTATCCACCCACCTAAATGTACCGAATATTCGTTTCTGGATGGGATTTGGTGATCATTACATTAATGTGTTTAATGTCTTGAAAAACTTAGGTCTTTTATCTGTGCATCCGGTCAAAACTGCTGAGGGTGTTGAAGTCATTCCTATTAAAGTGGTCAAAGCGGTGTTACCTGATCCAGCATCACTCGCGCCAAATTACACCGGCAAAACCTGTATTGGTAACTTGGTAAAAGGTAAAAAAGACGGGAAAGACAAAGAAATCTTTATTTATAATGTGGCAGATCATAAAGAAGCCTATGAAGAAGTGGGGAGCCAAGGCATTTCTTATACCGCCGGTGTACCAGCGGTTGCTGCGGCATTGTTGATCGCGACAGGGGAATGGGATGTGGGTGAAATGCGTAATGTGGAACAGCTCGATCCAAAACCATTCTTGAATTTATTAAATAAAATCGGCTTACCAAACCGCATTAAAGATGAACATGGCGATCGTGAATTAGCCTTTTAA
- a CDS encoding PEP phosphonomutase: MKRLLDCTASDFQHMNGQQLKQAIRASEGRVILSENMVAVQPLYPNVTNSELAAAFGADLILLNLFDVFSPKIQGLESDPAHTVVQLKRLVGRPIGINLEPVDEHAVQIETLDTLAKGRLATTEALQQAKKLGFDFVCLTGNPKTGVTNTEIVQAIKRARAVLGEDGLIIAGKMHGAGVANETGSGLISEQDLVSFIEAGADIILLAAPGTIPGMTVERVEKYVQLIHAKGALALLAIGTSQEGADEATIRQIALNSKMAGADLYHIGDAGFYGIAVPENIMTYSIAIRGRRHTYVRMALSTHR; the protein is encoded by the coding sequence ATGAAGAGATTATTGGATTGTACGGCGTCTGATTTTCAGCACATGAATGGACAGCAATTAAAGCAAGCGATTCGTGCGAGCGAAGGACGCGTGATTTTGTCTGAAAATATGGTGGCGGTACAACCGCTTTATCCTAATGTAACCAATTCAGAGTTAGCCGCTGCATTTGGTGCTGACCTTATTCTGCTGAATTTATTTGATGTTTTTTCACCAAAAATACAGGGATTGGAATCAGATCCTGCACATACTGTTGTGCAATTAAAACGTTTAGTTGGGCGCCCAATTGGGATTAATTTAGAGCCAGTGGATGAGCATGCCGTGCAAATCGAAACCTTAGATACTCTCGCAAAAGGGCGTTTGGCGACGACAGAGGCATTACAGCAAGCGAAAAAATTAGGTTTTGATTTTGTTTGTTTAACCGGTAACCCTAAAACCGGTGTAACCAATACGGAAATCGTGCAAGCAATAAAACGAGCAAGAGCGGTATTGGGTGAGGACGGATTAATTATTGCAGGTAAAATGCATGGTGCGGGTGTGGCAAACGAAACGGGAAGTGGTTTGATTTCCGAACAGGATTTAGTCAGCTTTATTGAGGCGGGCGCGGATATTATCTTATTAGCCGCACCGGGTACGATTCCAGGTATGACCGTCGAAAGAGTGGAAAAGTATGTCCAGTTGATCCACGCGAAAGGGGCATTAGCGTTACTCGCTATTGGTACGAGCCAAGAAGGGGCAGATGAGGCAACGATCCGACAAATTGCACTCAACAGCAAAATGGCAGGTGCCGATTTGTATCATATTGGTGATGCCGGATTTTACGGCATTGCAGTGCCTGAAAACATTATGACGTATTCTATCGCCATTCGAGGGCGACGCCATACTTATGTGAGAATGGCATTATCCACCCATCGCTAA
- a CDS encoding class I SAM-dependent methyltransferase: MEKLDLLKQSYNELPYVSKGFSHTLPERQRAVLSLLGFHTPHIEHAKVLEIGCGFGGNIISSALIHPNAHFVGVDLSETQIEGGKAIVNQLGLKNVELLCQDISFFENSSIKFDYIVCHGVFSWVPESVRRKILTVIKSHLSENGAATISYNTYPGWKSLEALKDMMTFRVDLLAKQNIHLSMREKVAYGKGTADFLSQFALGDKRMKDVADGIKDKDEHYIYHEYFEEYNQPLYLYEFNELLEEYGLAHICDSSVSATFPIFKDDRIETLLDNECGDNHLLKEQYYDYILNRQFRTSIVTHLENREKCNISRHIQINDLKNIYIRTNLNAESSSKVVQSLKAHYPNAMKVSDFVERYFTDNRNDGYTSVLLEIYNENIDFYARNIAVTKQDKIKLKTVYRKYLDYYLNTEKPVISLSNFVGNTLVLNSGDIHAILSFDGQHSDEELADLLFEKVQSGILRMNHAHTEQEQKATLLAFIKDTRAFVEANLMNE; encoded by the coding sequence ATGGAAAAACTCGATTTACTTAAACAAAGCTATAATGAATTGCCCTACGTTTCAAAAGGCTTTTCACATACCTTACCAGAAAGACAACGTGCGGTGTTGTCTTTGCTAGGTTTTCATACGCCTCATATTGAACACGCCAAGGTGCTGGAAATCGGTTGTGGTTTTGGTGGGAACATTATTTCCAGTGCGTTAATTCATCCGAACGCGCATTTTGTTGGTGTGGATTTATCGGAAACACAAATCGAGGGAGGCAAAGCAATCGTTAATCAGCTTGGTTTAAAAAATGTGGAGTTACTTTGCCAAGATATTTCATTTTTCGAAAATTCCAGCATCAAGTTCGATTATATTGTGTGTCACGGTGTATTTAGTTGGGTACCTGAATCCGTTCGTCGCAAAATTCTAACGGTGATCAAATCCCATTTAAGTGAAAACGGGGCAGCAACGATTTCGTATAATACTTATCCCGGTTGGAAGTCTTTAGAAGCGCTAAAAGATATGATGACATTCCGTGTGGATTTGTTAGCTAAACAAAATATTCATTTATCGATGCGAGAAAAAGTGGCGTATGGTAAGGGAACGGCGGATTTTTTAAGTCAGTTTGCCTTAGGCGATAAGCGGATGAAAGACGTGGCTGATGGGATTAAAGATAAAGATGAACATTATATTTATCATGAATATTTTGAAGAATATAATCAGCCACTTTATTTATATGAATTCAATGAATTACTAGAAGAATATGGACTCGCACATATTTGTGATTCTAGCGTGAGTGCGACTTTCCCGATTTTTAAAGATGATCGTATTGAAACGTTATTAGATAACGAATGTGGTGATAATCATCTGCTGAAAGAACAATACTATGATTACATTCTGAATCGTCAATTTAGAACCAGTATTGTGACGCATCTTGAAAATCGTGAGAAATGCAATATTTCGCGTCATATTCAAATTAATGATTTAAAGAACATCTATATTCGCACCAATCTTAATGCGGAATCCTCTTCTAAAGTTGTCCAATCGTTGAAAGCGCATTATCCAAATGCCATGAAAGTCTCGGATTTTGTTGAGCGTTATTTTACGGATAATCGAAATGACGGTTATACCTCGGTCTTGCTGGAAATTTATAATGAGAATATTGATTTTTACGCAAGAAACATTGCCGTCACTAAACAAGATAAAATTAAGTTAAAAACCGTGTACCGTAAGTATTTAGACTATTATTTAAATACGGAAAAACCCGTGATCAGTTTGTCTAACTTCGTGGGGAATACGCTTGTTCTCAATTCTGGGGACATCCATGCTATTTTATCCTTTGATGGTCAACATTCTGATGAAGAATTAGCGGATTTACTGTTTGAAAAAGTTCAATCCGGTATTTTAAGAATGAATCATGCCCACACCGAGCAAGAGCAAAAAGCAACCTTACTCGCTTTTATTAAAGATACACGTGCCTTTGTTGAAGCAAATTTAATGAATGAATAG